From one Pedobacter faecalis genomic stretch:
- a CDS encoding PRC-barrel domain-containing protein, whose protein sequence is MHRYMSELIGCPLRATDGEIGKVKDVYFDDYSWTVRYLVVETGNWLFERKVLISPYDAGVRVDPDSQTLPVELTRDQVKRSPDVDTELPVSRQQESNLFDYYSWPSFGRAGMGYPTTGMLKAATDFKEKMEGEKEFDPHLRSFRHVGQYEIHNDRGRLGLVKDLTIALDDWSIPRLLIDDVFTSDQERVIIPTSSILKIDWSSYQIMTSLSQEDLDRAPRINSPGFWSEESKPLGR, encoded by the coding sequence ATGCATAGATATATGAGTGAGCTCATCGGCTGCCCACTTAGGGCAACTGATGGGGAAATTGGAAAAGTGAAGGATGTTTACTTTGACGATTATTCCTGGACGGTGCGCTACCTGGTGGTGGAAACGGGAAACTGGCTGTTCGAGCGTAAAGTGCTTATTTCGCCCTATGATGCTGGTGTACGCGTTGACCCCGACAGCCAAACGCTGCCCGTAGAGCTGACCAGAGACCAGGTTAAACGCAGCCCGGATGTTGATACGGAACTTCCCGTTTCACGTCAGCAGGAAAGCAACCTGTTTGATTACTATTCCTGGCCATCTTTTGGCCGTGCCGGTATGGGGTATCCTACTACGGGTATGCTCAAAGCTGCGACTGACTTTAAAGAAAAAATGGAAGGTGAAAAGGAGTTCGACCCGCATCTGCGCAGTTTCCGGCATGTGGGCCAGTATGAAATTCACAACGACCGCGGCCGTCTGGGATTGGTAAAAGATCTGACCATAGCCCTGGACGACTGGTCTATTCCGCGCCTTCTGATTGATGATGTTTTTACTTCAGATCAGGAACGGGTCATTATACCGACCAGCAGTATTCTCAAAATCGACTGGAGTTCTTACCAGATAATGACCTCCTTAAGTCAGGAAGACCTTGATCGGGCACCGCGGATCAATTCACCTGGATTTTGGTCTGAAGAAAGTAAGCCCCTGGGCCGCTAA
- a CDS encoding helix-turn-helix domain-containing protein: MTYYQTEFIRIRQLVYPNQQQLDGVIGLKRFMDSNFDQDLNLDALAEAGFVSKFHLLRLFKRYYGQTPMQYLTGIRIERAKELLKSGMPVTQTCFAVGFESPASFSTLFKRRVGQTPLAYQKSNFRKV, encoded by the coding sequence ATGACTTATTATCAAACAGAGTTTATACGGATCCGGCAATTGGTTTATCCGAACCAACAGCAGCTGGATGGGGTGATTGGGTTGAAGCGATTTATGGACAGCAACTTTGATCAGGACCTGAATTTAGATGCGCTGGCTGAGGCCGGGTTTGTCAGTAAGTTTCATTTGCTTCGGTTATTTAAAAGATATTATGGGCAAACGCCGATGCAGTATTTGACCGGTATAAGGATTGAGCGAGCGAAAGAGCTTTTAAAGTCGGGTATGCCGGTTACCCAGACCTGTTTTGCGGTGGGCTTTGAAAGCCCTGCGTCTTTTTCTACCCTGTTTAAAAGGCGGGTCGGACAAACTCCTCTTGCCTATCAAAAAAGCAATTTTCGAAAAGTTTAG
- the mltG gene encoding endolytic transglycosylase MltG translates to MNSDQKQAKSHTKFRAIIGLLLIALVLVAYFGFQFYRVYFSPNVSGEEEYLYVPTGSNIDDLYKDLERNEALLNLSTFKEAAGKMDLAQALKPGRYKLAKGANNRIIINKLKAGNQDPVMLKIQGFRKKENLAGALSRKLEPDSAAFIQLLDSAALIEKYGFNKDNSYAMFIPNTYEMYWNTSATEFFERMHKEYEKFWNNERKQKAAALNLTPIEVSILASIVDAEALYDKEMPIIAGLYLNRLNKGILLQADPTVIFANDDFTVKRVTNALLKVESRYNTYRYAGLPPGPIMMPSIAAIDAVLNKDDNNYIYMCAKEDFSGYHNFAVTVQEHERNARKYREALNKRNIYK, encoded by the coding sequence ATGAATTCCGATCAGAAACAAGCAAAAAGCCATACCAAGTTCAGGGCAATTATCGGCCTGTTACTTATTGCATTGGTCTTAGTCGCCTATTTTGGCTTCCAGTTTTACCGCGTATATTTTTCGCCGAACGTAAGCGGCGAAGAGGAATATCTGTATGTACCCACCGGTTCTAACATCGACGACCTGTACAAAGATCTGGAACGTAACGAAGCGCTGCTAAACCTAAGCACCTTTAAGGAGGCGGCGGGAAAAATGGATCTAGCCCAGGCATTAAAACCCGGACGGTATAAACTGGCTAAAGGCGCAAACAACCGGATCATCATCAATAAGCTGAAAGCAGGAAACCAGGACCCGGTGATGCTGAAAATCCAGGGTTTCCGAAAAAAAGAGAACCTTGCCGGTGCGCTTTCAAGAAAGCTTGAGCCAGATTCCGCAGCTTTTATACAACTGTTAGACTCGGCTGCACTAATAGAAAAGTACGGCTTCAATAAAGACAACAGCTATGCGATGTTTATTCCAAATACCTATGAGATGTACTGGAATACATCGGCGACTGAATTTTTCGAGCGCATGCACAAAGAATACGAGAAGTTCTGGAACAATGAACGTAAGCAGAAAGCTGCGGCGCTGAACCTTACGCCAATTGAGGTTTCCATTCTCGCCTCAATCGTGGATGCAGAAGCTTTGTACGACAAGGAAATGCCAATCATAGCAGGCTTATACCTCAACCGGCTGAACAAGGGCATACTCCTTCAGGCCGACCCAACGGTAATCTTTGCCAATGATGATTTCACTGTAAAGCGCGTAACCAATGCTTTGCTGAAAGTAGAGTCGAGGTACAACACCTATAGATACGCTGGCCTGCCCCCGGGGCCTATCATGATGCCGAGCATAGCCGCAATAGACGCCGTGCTCAATAAAGACGACAACAATTACATCTATATGTGCGCCAAGGAAGATTTTTCCGGTTATCACAACTTTGCGGTAACAGTTCAGGAACATGAGCGTAACGCCAGGAAATATCGGGAAGCGCTGAACAAACGTAATATTTATAAATAA
- a CDS encoding VOC family protein — MRIQIISVPVLNQAEALAFYTEKLGFIKKVDLPLGGVNRWLTVVSAEQQDGPEILLEPAPLHFEPAKVYQRALLDAGIPYTQFNVEDVQLEFERLSGLGVEFSVQPTVMGTVKIAVFNDTCGNNIQLVQML, encoded by the coding sequence ATGAGAATACAAATCATTAGTGTACCGGTATTGAACCAGGCGGAGGCCTTAGCCTTTTACACGGAAAAGTTAGGGTTTATTAAAAAGGTTGACCTGCCATTGGGCGGGGTAAACAGGTGGCTTACAGTGGTGAGCGCTGAGCAGCAGGATGGTCCTGAAATTCTGCTGGAGCCTGCGCCGCTACACTTCGAGCCTGCTAAAGTTTATCAAAGAGCCCTGTTGGACGCCGGGATTCCCTATACGCAGTTCAACGTGGAGGACGTGCAGTTGGAGTTTGAGCGTTTAAGTGGTCTTGGCGTGGAATTTAGTGTGCAACCGACAGTAATGGGCACCGTAAAAATTGCGGTGTTTAACGATACCTGCGGAAACAATATCCAGCTTGTGCAGATGTTGTAG
- a CDS encoding acyl-CoA thioesterase yields MYQHSTKIRVRYGETDQMGYVYYGNYAEFYEVARVEMLRSLGMDYASMEREGVMMPVLEMNCKYIKPARYDQEITIVTTVEELPGVRIRFKYELFNESEELIHIGHTTLVFVDMEKNKPCMPPENFMEKMRPHYK; encoded by the coding sequence ATGTATCAGCACAGCACGAAGATCAGGGTTAGATACGGCGAAACAGATCAGATGGGCTACGTATACTATGGCAACTACGCCGAGTTTTACGAAGTAGCACGAGTGGAAATGCTGAGGAGCCTGGGAATGGACTACGCCTCGATGGAGCGTGAAGGCGTGATGATGCCCGTGCTGGAAATGAACTGCAAATACATCAAGCCAGCCCGTTACGATCAGGAAATCACTATTGTCACCACCGTAGAAGAACTTCCAGGGGTTCGCATTCGTTTCAAGTACGAACTGTTTAATGAAAGTGAGGAACTGATACACATCGGTCATACCACATTGGTTTTTGTTGATATGGAAAAGAACAAGCCCTGTATGCCGCCTGAAAACTTCATGGAAAAGATGCGTCCACACTATAAGTAA
- a CDS encoding cation:proton antiporter, giving the protein MDKYLAVMLIAGLASLGMAFMPAIAKRTGISYSLIYVAIGALVYLTAGDYLPSPLPQSNNNLTLHLSELIVIISLMGTGIKIDRSFSFRRWASPLRLVFIAMILCVLACTFLGLSILQVSLPAAILLAAVLSPTDPVLASDVQVGPPNEKVKSETKFALTSEAGLNDGMAFPFTWLAILAATAGLGTETLIKWASYYVLYKIAAGFLLGWLCGKLAAYLVFTVSKKHRLLKPTDGFVAIALVLFTYGLTELLHGYGFIAVFICGITLRHAEKNHDYHQELHSFTDQMERLLLGLLLILFGGSLVSGILEPLNTSTVVYALMFLLVIRPLTAYLALTGTQMHWKERLAICFFGIRGMGSIFYLAFALHEVAFQKSDELWAVVTFTMLLSIIMHGLTATRVMNHLKVQLPREPLPE; this is encoded by the coding sequence ATGGATAAATATCTCGCCGTAATGCTCATCGCAGGCCTGGCCAGCCTGGGTATGGCTTTTATGCCTGCAATAGCCAAACGCACAGGCATTTCTTATTCTTTAATTTACGTAGCTATTGGTGCCCTGGTATATCTTACTGCCGGAGACTATCTCCCCTCGCCATTGCCTCAATCCAATAACAACCTAACCCTGCACCTGAGTGAACTGATTGTGATCATTTCCCTCATGGGCACGGGAATAAAAATTGACCGGAGTTTTTCTTTTCGCCGCTGGGCCTCACCGCTGCGCCTGGTGTTCATCGCAATGATATTATGCGTGCTCGCCTGCACCTTCCTTGGACTAAGTATCTTACAGGTTTCGCTGCCCGCCGCAATCCTGCTGGCCGCGGTATTGTCGCCCACCGATCCAGTACTGGCCAGCGATGTACAGGTAGGCCCGCCGAACGAAAAAGTAAAGTCGGAAACCAAGTTTGCACTCACCAGTGAAGCCGGCTTGAACGATGGCATGGCCTTTCCTTTCACTTGGCTGGCAATCCTTGCTGCAACCGCGGGGCTCGGCACGGAGACCCTGATAAAATGGGCATCCTACTACGTGCTTTATAAGATCGCTGCAGGCTTTCTACTTGGCTGGCTATGTGGAAAATTAGCAGCGTACCTGGTATTCACCGTATCAAAAAAACACCGGTTGCTTAAGCCTACCGACGGTTTCGTTGCGATTGCCCTGGTGCTGTTTACCTATGGGCTTACCGAACTCTTACACGGCTATGGCTTCATTGCTGTGTTTATTTGCGGCATAACCTTGCGTCACGCGGAAAAGAACCATGATTATCACCAGGAGCTGCATTCTTTTACCGACCAGATGGAACGCCTGCTACTTGGGCTACTGCTCATCCTTTTCGGGGGATCGTTGGTATCGGGCATCCTTGAGCCACTGAACACCAGCACTGTGGTCTATGCCTTGATGTTTCTGTTGGTAATCCGCCCCCTCACTGCCTATCTTGCACTCACCGGCACGCAGATGCACTGGAAGGAAAGACTTGCCATTTGTTTTTTCGGCATCCGGGGCATGGGCTCAATCTTTTATCTGGCCTTTGCCTTGCATGAAGTCGCCTTCCAGAAGTCAGACGAACTCTGGGCGGTGGTAACTTTCACGATGCTCTTGTCGATTATCATGCACGGGTTAACAGCAACCAGGGTAATGAACCACCTGAAAGTTCAGCTCCCCCGCGAACCTCTTCCGGAATAG
- a CDS encoding YihY/virulence factor BrkB family protein, producing the protein MEWVHKQLLRIKFYAMFIDWTKVCVLPGFSPLPLYTVATFFFKEIGKDSLVNKASSLAYNFMLAIFPAIIFLFTLIPFIPKRIGFQEQLMNLIILVLPEEAYAAFKTTLDEIVNQQNSGLLSFGFLLSLFFATNGVHNLMMAFNKSSLIIETRSWIRQRLIAIVLTLVIAFSVIVCIVAMTVGEIALNYIDNTLNLKDTLTTYAIQLTRWALLGILYFVTISILYRYGPAHAKKWKFFSAGSWLATILAFFTIWGFSFYINNFGSYNKVYGSIGTLIVIMIWLYLNSLILLVGFELNASVDLSKRSVKIIKPNFNVFKKPEPAEGKLEKK; encoded by the coding sequence ATGGAATGGGTACATAAACAGCTGCTGCGTATTAAATTTTATGCGATGTTTATCGACTGGACAAAAGTTTGCGTACTGCCCGGCTTTAGTCCCCTACCCCTATACACCGTAGCCACGTTCTTCTTCAAGGAAATTGGAAAAGACTCGCTGGTCAACAAAGCCTCTAGCCTGGCCTATAACTTCATGCTGGCCATCTTCCCGGCCATCATCTTCCTTTTTACCCTCATTCCCTTCATTCCAAAAAGAATCGGCTTCCAGGAGCAACTCATGAACCTGATCATTCTGGTGCTGCCAGAAGAGGCCTATGCGGCTTTCAAGACCACGCTCGACGAGATCGTGAACCAGCAGAACAGCGGACTCTTGTCTTTCGGTTTTCTTCTCTCGCTTTTCTTTGCAACAAATGGCGTTCATAACCTCATGATGGCCTTCAACAAGTCGTCGTTGATTATAGAAACCAGGAGCTGGATTAGGCAAAGACTTATAGCCATCGTTTTAACGCTTGTGATCGCCTTTTCTGTAATTGTATGCATCGTTGCCATGACCGTTGGGGAAATAGCGCTCAACTACATTGATAACACCTTAAACCTCAAAGACACGTTGACCACCTACGCCATTCAGCTAACGCGCTGGGCTTTGCTGGGTATACTGTATTTCGTTACCATTTCCATTCTGTACCGTTACGGACCCGCGCATGCCAAAAAATGGAAATTCTTCAGTGCAGGGTCATGGCTGGCAACCATCCTTGCCTTTTTTACGATATGGGGCTTCTCTTTCTACATCAACAACTTCGGTTCGTACAATAAAGTCTACGGTTCCATAGGTACACTTATCGTTATCATGATTTGGTTGTACCTAAACTCCCTGATCCTTCTCGTCGGATTTGAGTTAAATGCCAGCGTAGACCTGTCTAAACGCAGCGTTAAAATCATTAAACCGAATTTCAACGTATTCAAAAAACCTGAACCCGCAGAAGGGAAACTTGAAAAGAAATAA